A region of Enoplosus armatus isolate fEnoArm2 chromosome 14, fEnoArm2.hap1, whole genome shotgun sequence DNA encodes the following proteins:
- the map6d1 gene encoding LOW QUALITY PROTEIN: microtubule-associated protein 6 homolog (The sequence of the model RefSeq protein was modified relative to this genomic sequence to represent the inferred CDS: substituted 1 base at 1 genomic stop codon) — protein MAWPCISRVCCLARFWNQFDKSDLSVPLTIQNYSDIAEQEVRSVTKQVSASERAPGNNYSTPDPRAVGSPRVPTDGPGTRGSFRARKEPSYKPREDYHPPGVPFPSVTQYKQDFKPWPIPRKENFPWISNGGSRADSISDSPVNSYHSQAQPGESRGEREERGRGQRWGEQQGTEERKTSSYRXDIPLMHLSSSRQEYRPWMGVRPAKSARRNPPAQYSSPGMEAIQVPRETSYQAAYSGEGHRSTGLHQGEHIIPSASTNIQPAAVPQPIPTTLQAGSFQSVPPERTEISGTTKAEGAVAQVNCCVTEHLVRTKLPPNPSAVFQTGSRVFNI, from the exons ATGGCTTGGCCGTGCATCAGCAGAGTGTGCTGCCTGGCTCGCTTCTGGAACCAGTTCGACAAATCGGACCTCTCCGTCCCGCTCACCATCCAGAACTACTCGGACATCGCCGAGCAGGAGGTGCGGTCCGTCACCAAGCAGGTCTCCGCCTCGGAGCGCGCACCCGGGAATAACTACTCAACCCCGGACCCGCGTGCCGTCGGCTCCCCCCGGGTGCCCACAGATGGCCCGGGGACCCGAGGATCTTTCAGGGCACGGAAAGAGCCCAGTTACAAGCCCCGGGAGGACTACCACCCGCCCGGAGTGCCTTTCCCCAGTGTTACCCAGTACAAGCAGGATTTCAAACCCTGGCCCATTCCCAGGAAGGAGAACTTCCCTTGGATTAGTAACGGGGGCAGCAGGGCGGACAGTATCTCGGACAGCCCGGTGAACAGTTACCACAGCCAGGCACAGCCGGGGGAGAGccggggggagagagaggagcggGGCAGGGGGCAGAGGTGGGGGGAGCAGCAGGggactgaggagagaaaaaccaGCTCCTACAGGTAGGACAT CCCACTGAtgcatctctcctcctccaggcaaGAGTACAGGCCATGGATGGGGGTGAGACCCGCCAAAAGTGCAAGGAGAAATCCTCCAGCTCAATACTCCAGCCCAGGGATGGAGGCCATCCAGGTCCCGCGTGAGACCAGCTACCAGGCTGCCTACAGCGGGGAGGGCCACAGGTCCACAGGGCTGCACCAGGGGGAGCACATCATCCCGTCTGCCAGCACCAACATACAACCTGCCGCTGTCCCCCAGCCCATCCCCACCACCCTGCAGGCTGGCAGCTTTCAGAGCGTCCCGCCTGAGAGGACCGAGATTAGTGGAACGACCAAGGCAGAG GGTGCTGTCGCTCAGGTCAACTGTTGCGTGACA GAACATCTGGTGAGGACCAAGCTCCCTCCGAACCCTTCTGCTGTCTTTCAAACCGGATCGAGGGTCTTCAACATCTGA